A genomic region of Vitreoscilla filiformis contains the following coding sequences:
- a CDS encoding L-glutamate gamma-semialdehyde dehydrogenase, with amino-acid sequence MSFVTFAPTQAARQRLPFPYQAESAPLTQALGRLEGLTWASVVARATPWVEQVRVHPAPFWAMESLLKEYPISSAEGLALMRLAEALLRVPDAETAIALTADQLGHAQFSGEGEHAMLAKLSSQAIALAKHWLPASEGDGAPAAKPGLLQRLGARTVVAATVRAIQLLGRQFVLGRNIDEAMGEADSQRRHQPRLRFSYDMLGEGARTQADARRYHAAYVQAIEALARRAAQQPDAGPPDQDGISIKLSALHARYEWAQRERVLGELVPEVMRLIDLAAAADINLTIDAEEVDRLELSLDVFEALAEWVAQRHPRWRGFGLAVQAYQTRALAVVEEVARIARARGLRFMVRLVKGAYWDGEIKRAQELGLAHYPVFTRKAHTDANYLACASALLAAREVIYPQFATHNAGTIAAVAQLAELAGARPGLDYEMQRLHGMGEGVYREVLGATGATVPTCRVYAPVGEHRDLLAYLVRRLLENGANSSFVHQLADPQVDAGELLASPLRAAREALKTGVEGLPLPPQLFGPARANAAGWDVTCPAHWATLHTALASTQVERIPESAPASVADTMTRLAHGFESWEAYPLAERAAVLRRAAAALEARLPEFCGLLVKEAHKTLGDAVAEVREAIDFCRYYAQQAEERLGEQLLPGPTGERNTLRCTGRGVFVCISPWNFPLAIFAGQVVAALVTGNSVAAKPAEQTPAVAARFVAVLHEAGVPADALALLHGPGDTVGAALVADERTAGVCFTGSTQVAKLIQRALAAKDGPIVPLIAETGGLNAMLVDSTALPEQVVDAVVQSAFRSAGQRCSALRLLCVHEAIADGVLTMLAGATAELRLGDPARLDTDVGPLIDGEAHAHLRQQVARLEGEARLIARSPMPTLAQAVPNLLAPVAFELARIADVRQELFGPVLHVVRWGPGQTASGATDAAAVVRQINALGYGLTLGVQTRIDGRAQQLAHAARVGNVYVNRNMIGAVVGVQPFGGEGLSGTGPKAGGPHYLYRFCAEQTVTVNTAAAGGNVALLAGS; translated from the coding sequence ATGAGCTTCGTCACATTTGCCCCCACGCAAGCTGCGCGCCAGCGTTTGCCGTTTCCCTATCAAGCGGAGTCGGCGCCGCTGACGCAGGCGCTCGGGCGCTTGGAGGGCTTGACGTGGGCCAGCGTGGTGGCGCGGGCCACACCGTGGGTGGAGCAGGTGCGCGTCCACCCGGCGCCGTTCTGGGCCATGGAAAGTCTGCTCAAGGAATACCCGATTTCCAGCGCCGAAGGCTTGGCCCTGATGCGCCTGGCCGAAGCCCTGCTGCGCGTGCCGGACGCCGAAACCGCCATCGCTCTCACCGCCGACCAGCTCGGCCACGCCCAGTTCTCCGGCGAAGGCGAACACGCGATGCTGGCCAAGCTGTCCTCCCAAGCCATCGCCCTGGCCAAACACTGGCTGCCGGCCAGCGAGGGCGACGGCGCCCCCGCCGCCAAACCCGGCCTGTTGCAACGCCTGGGCGCCCGCACCGTTGTGGCGGCGACGGTGCGCGCCATCCAGTTGCTGGGGCGCCAGTTCGTGCTCGGGCGCAACATCGATGAAGCCATGGGCGAGGCGGACAGCCAACGCCGCCACCAGCCGCGCCTGCGCTTCTCCTACGACATGCTGGGCGAAGGCGCCCGCACCCAAGCCGATGCACGCCGCTATCACGCGGCTTATGTGCAGGCCATCGAAGCCCTGGCCCGCCGCGCCGCGCAACAGCCAGATGCTGGCCCGCCCGATCAGGATGGCATTTCCATCAAGCTGTCGGCGCTGCATGCGCGCTACGAATGGGCGCAGCGTGAGCGCGTGTTGGGGGAACTCGTGCCCGAGGTGATGCGCCTCATCGATCTGGCCGCCGCCGCCGACATCAATCTCACCATCGACGCGGAAGAAGTGGATCGGCTCGAACTGTCACTGGACGTGTTCGAGGCGCTGGCCGAGTGGGTGGCACAGCGGCATCCGCGCTGGCGCGGTTTCGGGCTGGCAGTGCAGGCCTATCAAACCCGGGCGCTGGCGGTGGTGGAAGAAGTGGCGCGCATCGCCCGCGCACGCGGCTTGCGTTTCATGGTGCGCTTGGTCAAAGGCGCGTACTGGGATGGTGAGATCAAACGCGCCCAAGAGCTGGGTTTGGCGCATTACCCGGTGTTCACCCGCAAGGCCCACACGGATGCGAATTACCTCGCCTGTGCCTCGGCGCTGCTGGCGGCGCGGGAGGTGATTTATCCACAATTCGCCACCCACAACGCTGGCACCATCGCGGCGGTGGCGCAACTGGCTGAATTGGCCGGCGCCCGCCCGGGCCTCGATTACGAAATGCAGCGCCTGCACGGCATGGGTGAAGGGGTGTACCGCGAAGTGCTGGGCGCCACCGGCGCCACGGTGCCGACCTGCCGCGTTTACGCCCCCGTGGGAGAGCACCGGGATTTGCTCGCCTACCTCGTGCGCCGGTTGTTGGAGAACGGCGCCAATTCTTCCTTCGTGCATCAGTTGGCCGACCCGCAGGTGGACGCCGGCGAGCTGCTGGCCTCACCGCTGCGGGCTGCCCGCGAGGCGCTGAAAACCGGCGTCGAAGGGCTGCCGCTGCCGCCGCAGTTGTTTGGCCCGGCCCGCGCCAACGCGGCGGGGTGGGATGTCACCTGCCCGGCGCATTGGGCGACCTTGCACACCGCGCTGGCCAGCACGCAAGTGGAGCGCATCCCCGAAAGCGCCCCCGCCAGCGTGGCGGACACGATGACGCGCCTGGCCCACGGTTTTGAAAGCTGGGAAGCGTACCCGCTGGCCGAACGCGCTGCCGTGCTGCGCCGCGCTGCGGCGGCGCTGGAAGCGCGGTTGCCTGAGTTTTGCGGCCTGTTGGTGAAAGAAGCCCACAAAACCCTGGGCGATGCCGTGGCCGAAGTGCGCGAAGCCATCGACTTCTGCCGCTACTACGCCCAGCAAGCTGAGGAGCGTTTGGGCGAACAGCTCTTGCCCGGCCCAACGGGCGAGCGCAACACCTTGCGTTGCACTGGGCGCGGGGTGTTCGTCTGCATCAGCCCGTGGAATTTCCCGTTGGCGATTTTTGCCGGCCAGGTCGTGGCCGCGTTGGTGACGGGCAACAGCGTGGCCGCCAAACCCGCCGAGCAAACGCCGGCGGTGGCGGCACGCTTCGTTGCCGTGTTGCACGAAGCGGGCGTGCCCGCCGATGCCTTGGCGCTGCTGCACGGCCCCGGTGACACCGTCGGCGCTGCCCTGGTGGCGGACGAACGCACCGCCGGCGTGTGTTTCACCGGCTCAACCCAAGTCGCCAAACTCATTCAGCGGGCGCTGGCAGCGAAGGACGGCCCCATCGTGCCGCTGATCGCCGAAACCGGGGGGCTGAACGCCATGTTGGTGGACTCCACCGCCCTGCCCGAACAGGTGGTCGATGCCGTGGTGCAAAGCGCTTTTCGTTCAGCCGGGCAACGGTGTTCGGCGCTGCGTTTGCTGTGTGTCCACGAAGCCATCGCCGACGGGGTGTTGACCATGTTGGCCGGCGCCACCGCCGAGCTGCGCCTGGGCGACCCTGCGCGCCTGGACACCGATGTCGGCCCGCTGATCGATGGTGAGGCGCACGCGCATCTGCGGCAACAGGTGGCGCGTTTGGAGGGTGAAGCGCGGCTCATCGCTCGCTCACCGATGCCAACGCTCGCGCAGGCGGTGCCGAATCTGCTGGCGCCGGTGGCGTTTGAGCTGGCGCGCATCGCCGATGTGCGCCAGGAGTTGTTCGGGCCGGTGCTGCACGTTGTGCGCTGGGGGCCGGGGCAAACCGCCAGCGGCGCCACCGACGCGGCGGCGGTGGTGCGCCAAATCAACGCCCTGGGTTACGGCCTGACGTTGGGCGTGCAAACGCGCATCGATGGCCGGGCGCAGCAGCTCGCGCACGCGGCGCGGGTGGGCAATGTGTACGTGAACCGGAACATGATCGGCGCGGTGGTCGGGGTGCAGCCGTTTGGGGGCGAGGGGCTGTCCGGCACCGGGCCGAAGGCGGGTGGGCCGCACTATCTTTACCGTTTCTGCGCCGAGCAAACGGTCACGGTGAACACGGCGGCGGCGGGTGGCAATGTCGCTTTGCTGGCGGGATCGTAA
- a CDS encoding Lrp/AsnC ligand binding domain-containing protein: MNDTIDSRDLDKIDLRILRVLQNDGRISNLKLAEEVHLSPTAVLERVKRLTREGYILGYEARLNPAKLGAGLLVFVEVLLDRTVQDVMDNFRAAVQVRPEILECHLVAGGFDYLLKTRVADMAAYRTFIGNVIWSLPGVRETRTYAVMEEVKNTCALSF; this comes from the coding sequence ATGAACGACACAATCGACAGCCGCGATCTGGACAAGATCGACCTGCGCATCCTGCGTGTGCTGCAAAACGATGGGCGCATCAGCAATCTGAAGTTGGCCGAGGAGGTGCATTTGTCGCCCACGGCGGTGCTGGAGCGCGTCAAGCGCCTCACGCGTGAGGGTTACATCCTGGGCTACGAAGCGCGGCTCAACCCGGCGAAGTTGGGGGCGGGGCTGCTGGTGTTCGTCGAGGTGCTGCTAGACCGCACCGTGCAAGACGTGATGGACAACTTCCGTGCCGCCGTGCAGGTTCGCCCGGAAATTTTGGAGTGCCACTTGGTGGCCGGGGGTTTCGATTACCTGCTCAAAACCCGGGTGGCGGACATGGCGGCGTATCGCACCTTCATTGGCAACGTCATCTGGTCACTGCCCGGTGTGCGGGAAACGCGCACCTATGCGGTGATGGAAGAAGTGAAAAACACCTGCGCGCTGAGTTTTTGA
- the dnaQ gene encoding DNA polymerase III subunit epsilon translates to MRQIFLDTETTGLSPDAGDRVVELACVEMDGRRLTGQHRHYYLNPERKNGEEAVRIHGLTDAFLADKPKFAEVADDFLAFVAGAELIIHNAAFDMGFLNAELKRLGRPPLSQTVAAVTDSLQMARETYPGKANSLDALCRRLEVDNSSRTFHGALLDCELLAEVYIRMTRGQHSLVIDEAQADASTVQKTVQTLDALDLRSVVLPVIEPDPIEAQAHEMALKELDKSSGGLALWRNLSHNRSLS, encoded by the coding sequence ATGAGGCAGATTTTTCTGGACACGGAAACCACGGGCCTGTCTCCTGATGCTGGGGATCGGGTGGTCGAGCTGGCGTGTGTGGAGATGGATGGCCGGCGGTTGACGGGGCAACATCGGCACTACTACCTCAACCCGGAGCGTAAAAACGGCGAAGAGGCGGTGCGCATCCACGGCCTGACCGATGCGTTTCTGGCCGATAAACCCAAGTTTGCGGAGGTTGCCGATGATTTTCTGGCGTTCGTTGCGGGCGCTGAGCTGATCATCCACAACGCGGCGTTCGACATGGGCTTTTTGAACGCCGAGCTCAAACGCCTTGGGCGCCCGCCGTTGAGCCAAACCGTGGCGGCGGTGACCGACAGCCTGCAAATGGCACGGGAAACCTACCCCGGCAAGGCCAACTCGTTGGATGCCCTGTGCCGGCGCTTGGAGGTGGACAACTCCAGCCGCACCTTCCACGGCGCTTTGCTGGACTGCGAGTTGCTCGCCGAGGTGTACATCCGCATGACACGCGGCCAGCACTCGCTGGTCATCGACGAGGCGCAAGCGGATGCCTCAACCGTCCAAAAGACCGTGCAGACGCTGGATGCGCTGGATTTGCGCAGTGTGGTGTTGCCGGTGATCGAACCCGATCCCATCGAGGCCCAGGCCCACGAGATGGCGCTGAAAGAACTTGACAAATCCAGTGGGGGACTTGCGCTGTGGAGAAATCTTTCCCATAATCGCAGTCTTTCCTGA
- the lgt gene encoding prolipoprotein diacylglyceryl transferase: MLTHPQFDPIALDLTSLGLPIQVHWYGLTYLVAFLLFLWLASRRVAKPWFAEQGWSRRDVEDILFYGVLGVIIGGRLGYVLFYKPAYYMAHPLEVFYVWRGGMAFHGGLLGVVVALWIYARLHERPYLQLMDLIAPCVPTGLASGRIGNFINGELWGRVADPTLPWAMVFPQAQDGLARHPSQLYQFLLEGLLLFGLMWWGVGAKRRPWGQVSAAFLMGYGSLRFVAEYFREPDSFLGLLSLGMSMGQWLCLPMILLGWVLWIWAARPKGHVG, from the coding sequence ATGCTGACCCATCCACAGTTCGATCCCATCGCCCTGGACTTGACGTCTTTGGGCCTGCCCATTCAGGTGCATTGGTACGGCCTGACCTACTTGGTGGCCTTTTTGCTGTTTCTCTGGCTGGCCTCGCGGCGCGTGGCCAAGCCCTGGTTTGCCGAACAAGGCTGGAGCCGCCGGGATGTGGAGGACATCCTGTTTTACGGTGTGCTCGGGGTGATCATCGGTGGCCGTTTGGGCTACGTGCTGTTCTACAAACCGGCCTACTACATGGCACATCCTCTGGAGGTGTTTTATGTGTGGCGCGGCGGGATGGCGTTTCACGGCGGCTTGCTTGGGGTGGTGGTGGCGTTGTGGATATACGCCCGTTTGCATGAGCGCCCCTATCTCCAACTGATGGATTTGATTGCGCCGTGTGTGCCCACGGGTTTGGCCAGCGGGCGCATCGGTAACTTCATCAACGGAGAGTTGTGGGGTCGGGTGGCCGATCCGACGCTGCCCTGGGCGATGGTGTTCCCGCAGGCACAAGACGGATTGGCACGTCACCCGTCGCAGCTCTACCAGTTTTTGCTGGAGGGCTTGCTGCTGTTCGGCTTGATGTGGTGGGGCGTTGGAGCCAAGCGGCGACCCTGGGGACAGGTGTCGGCGGCCTTCCTGATGGGTTATGGCAGTTTGCGTTTTGTGGCCGAGTATTTCCGTGAGCCAGACAGTTTTCTGGGGCTGCTGTCCCTGGGCATGAGCATGGGCCAATGGCTGTGCCTGCCGATGATTTTGCTGGGTTGGGTTCTTTGGATTTGGGCCGCTCGTCCCAAGGGGCATGTGGGATGA
- the ilvD gene encoding dihydroxy-acid dehydratase, with product MPAYRSKTSTAGRNMAGARSLWRATGMKDGDFDKPIIAIANSFTQFVPGHVHLKDLGQLVAREIEAAGGVAKEFNTIAVDDGIAMGHDGMLYSLPSRDIIADSVEYMVNAHCADALVCISNCDKITPGMLMAAMRLNIPVVFVSGGPMEAGKVKLAVPGTQTVQIKKLDLIDAMVMAADSKVSDADVAEVERSACPTCGSCSGMFTANSMNCLTEALGLSLPGNGTVVATHADREQLFLRAGRLAVELCQRYYEGGDESVLPRAVGFKAFENAITLDIAMGGSTNTILHLLAIAQEAEIDFTMADIDRLSRVVPQLCKVAPNTNKYHIEDVHRAGGIYAILGELERAGKLHTDVPTVHTPTLGEALAQWDITRTQDEAVHTFYKAGPAGIPTQVAFSQNTRWPSLDLDRAEGCIRSGEHAFSQEGGLAVLRGNIALDGCVVKTAGVDDSLLVFEGPAYVTESQDEAVADILADKVKAGDVVIVRYEGPKGGPGMQEMLYPTSYIKSKGLGKACALLTDGRFSGGTSGLSIGHCSPEAAAGGTIGLVKNGDRIRIDIPNRSINVLVSDEELAVRRAEQDAKGWKPALPRPRKVSAALKAYAKLATSADKGAVRDLSQLDD from the coding sequence ATGCCCGCCTACCGCTCCAAGACTTCCACCGCTGGCCGCAACATGGCTGGTGCGCGCTCGCTGTGGCGCGCCACCGGCATGAAGGATGGCGACTTTGACAAGCCCATCATCGCCATTGCCAACAGCTTCACCCAGTTCGTGCCCGGCCACGTGCATCTGAAGGATTTGGGGCAACTGGTGGCGCGTGAAATCGAAGCCGCCGGCGGCGTGGCCAAGGAATTCAACACCATCGCCGTGGACGACGGCATCGCCATGGGCCACGACGGCATGCTGTACTCGCTGCCCAGCCGCGACATCATTGCCGACTCGGTCGAGTACATGGTCAACGCCCACTGCGCCGACGCGCTGGTGTGCATCTCCAACTGCGACAAGATCACCCCAGGCATGTTGATGGCCGCGATGCGCCTGAACATCCCCGTGGTGTTTGTGAGCGGTGGCCCGATGGAGGCCGGTAAGGTCAAGCTGGCCGTGCCGGGCACGCAAACCGTGCAGATCAAGAAACTCGACCTGATCGACGCCATGGTGATGGCCGCTGACTCGAAGGTCTCGGATGCCGATGTCGCTGAAGTGGAACGCTCCGCTTGCCCGACCTGCGGCTCCTGCTCGGGCATGTTCACCGCCAACTCCATGAACTGCCTGACCGAGGCGCTGGGCCTGAGCCTGCCCGGCAACGGCACCGTGGTGGCCACACACGCCGACCGCGAACAACTGTTCCTGCGTGCGGGCCGCCTGGCCGTGGAACTGTGCCAGCGCTACTACGAAGGCGGCGATGAAAGCGTGCTGCCACGCGCCGTGGGTTTCAAGGCGTTTGAAAACGCCATCACGCTGGACATCGCCATGGGCGGTTCGACCAACACCATCCTGCACCTGCTGGCCATCGCCCAAGAAGCTGAGATTGACTTCACGATGGCCGACATCGACCGCCTCTCACGTGTCGTGCCGCAGCTGTGCAAGGTGGCGCCGAACACCAACAAGTACCACATCGAAGATGTCCACCGTGCCGGTGGCATCTACGCCATCCTGGGTGAGCTGGAGCGCGCCGGCAAGCTGCACACCGACGTGCCCACCGTCCACACCCCAACCCTGGGCGAAGCCCTGGCGCAGTGGGACATCACCCGCACCCAGGACGAAGCCGTCCACACCTTCTACAAGGCTGGCCCCGCTGGCATCCCGACGCAAGTGGCCTTCAGCCAAAACACCCGCTGGCCCAGCCTGGATCTGGATCGTGCCGAAGGCTGCATCCGCTCGGGCGAACACGCTTTCTCGCAAGAGGGTGGCTTGGCCGTGCTGCGCGGCAACATCGCTCTGGACGGCTGTGTGGTGAAGACCGCTGGCGTCGATGACAGCCTGCTGGTGTTTGAAGGCCCGGCCTACGTCACCGAATCGCAAGACGAAGCCGTGGCCGACATCCTGGCCGACAAGGTCAAGGCCGGCGATGTGGTGATCGTGCGCTACGAAGGCCCCAAGGGCGGCCCCGGTATGCAAGAAATGCTCTACCCGACCAGCTACATCAAGTCCAAGGGCTTGGGCAAAGCCTGCGCACTGTTGACGGATGGGCGCTTCTCGGGCGGCACGTCGGGCCTGTCAATCGGCCACTGCTCGCCGGAAGCCGCTGCGGGCGGCACCATCGGCTTGGTGAAGAACGGCGACCGCATCCGCATCGACATCCCCAACCGCAGCATCAACGTGCTGGTGAGCGATGAAGAACTGGCCGTGCGCCGCGCCGAGCAAGACGCCAAGGGCTGGAAGCCGGCGCTGCCGCGCCCGCGCAAGGTGTCCGCCGCCTTGAAGGCCTACGCCAAGCTGGCGACCAGCGCGGACAAGGGCGCCGTGCGCGATCTGTCTCAGTTGGACGACTGA
- a CDS encoding TIGR04438 family Trp-rich protein, with protein MLFVLIGVGLLIAHFAGWGPMATWNWDWDGDAWKFATPFVLALLWWKGLDVSGVSGRRATAKEQARLAERQRERVQNLGRSAGGGENRRPPGGSR; from the coding sequence ATGTTGTTCGTACTGATTGGTGTAGGGCTTTTGATTGCCCACTTTGCGGGTTGGGGGCCGATGGCCACCTGGAATTGGGACTGGGACGGCGATGCGTGGAAATTTGCCACCCCGTTCGTGCTGGCGCTGCTGTGGTGGAAAGGCTTGGACGTTTCTGGCGTGTCCGGGCGTCGAGCCACGGCCAAAGAACAAGCCCGCCTGGCCGAACGTCAGCGCGAGCGCGTCCAGAACTTGGGGCGCTCGGCGGGCGGCGGTGAGAACCGTCGGCCACCGGGCGGCTCCCGCTGA
- a CDS encoding c-type cytochrome, whose amino-acid sequence MKTLLAVVLAVTAASPALASKELAQQKNCLACHAEATKIVGPAYKDVAAKYKGQKDAVAALATKIQKGGSGVWGTVPMPANAVTDAEAKALTTWVLTVK is encoded by the coding sequence ATGAAGACTCTGCTCGCTGTCGTTTTGGCCGTCACTGCTGCTTCCCCGGCGCTGGCCAGCAAAGAGTTGGCTCAACAGAAAAACTGCTTGGCCTGCCACGCTGAAGCCACCAAGATTGTCGGCCCCGCCTACAAAGACGTCGCGGCCAAGTACAAAGGCCAAAAGGACGCCGTGGCTGCCCTGGCCACCAAAATTCAAAAGGGAGGCTCTGGCGTTTGGGGCACGGTGCCGATGCCCGCGAACGCCGTGACGGACGCGGAAGCCAAGGCCCTGACCACCTGGGTTCTGACGGTGAAGTGA
- the acs gene encoding acetate--CoA ligase has translation MSEELKIYNPDPAFVAQANVSGMAAYEALCKEAEEDYEGYWGRLAKELISWQTPFTQVLDESEAPFFKWFADGKLNASYNCLDRNVERGLGDKTAIIFEADGGEVTKVTYSELLAKTCQIANGLKSIGVKKGDRVVIYIAMSVDGVAAMQACARIGATHSVVFGGFSAQSLRDRINDTGAVAVITADCQVRGGKKLPLKGIVDEALALGGCESVQKVLVVNRANAAVTMQEGRDVWMADVADSQPTTCEPEWVEAEHPLFLLYTSGSTGKPKGVQHSTGGYLLHAALTTKWTFDLKDNDVFWCTADIGWVTGHSYITYGPLALGGTEIVFEGVPTYPDAGRFWKMIQDHKVSVFYTAPTAIRSLIKAAEANDAVHPKSYDLSSLRILGSVGEPINPAAWEWYHQHVGGGRCPIVDTFWQTETGGHMITPLPGVTPLVPGSCTLPFPGIQFAVVDEVGNDMPWGKGGILVCKKPWPSMIRTIWGDPERFKKSYYPEDFKGKYYLAGDGAIRDEKTGYFTITGRIDDVLNVSGHRMGTMEIESALVSCTELVAEAAVVGRPDDTTGEAVVAFVVLKRPRPTGDEAKAIAKLLRDHVGKEIGPIAKPKDIRFGDNLPKTRSGKIMRRLLRSIAKGEAITQDTSTLENPAILDQLAENL, from the coding sequence ATGAGTGAAGAACTGAAGATTTACAACCCCGATCCCGCATTTGTGGCCCAAGCCAACGTGTCTGGCATGGCGGCCTATGAAGCTCTGTGCAAGGAAGCCGAAGAGGACTACGAAGGCTACTGGGGCCGCCTGGCCAAGGAACTGATTTCCTGGCAAACCCCGTTCACTCAAGTGCTGGACGAGTCGGAAGCCCCGTTCTTCAAGTGGTTCGCAGACGGCAAGCTCAATGCTTCCTACAACTGCTTGGATCGCAACGTCGAGCGCGGCTTGGGTGACAAGACCGCCATCATCTTCGAAGCCGACGGCGGCGAAGTCACCAAGGTGACCTACAGCGAATTGCTGGCCAAAACCTGCCAGATCGCCAATGGCCTGAAGTCCATTGGTGTGAAGAAGGGTGACCGCGTGGTGATCTACATCGCCATGTCGGTGGACGGCGTGGCCGCCATGCAAGCTTGCGCCCGCATCGGTGCGACGCACTCGGTGGTGTTCGGTGGCTTCTCGGCCCAATCGCTGCGCGATCGCATCAATGACACCGGCGCTGTGGCGGTGATCACGGCGGATTGCCAAGTGCGCGGTGGCAAGAAGCTGCCCCTGAAGGGCATCGTGGACGAAGCGCTGGCCCTGGGTGGCTGCGAGTCGGTGCAAAAAGTGCTGGTGGTCAACCGCGCCAATGCCGCCGTGACCATGCAAGAAGGCCGTGACGTCTGGATGGCCGACGTGGCCGACAGCCAGCCCACCACGTGCGAACCGGAATGGGTCGAAGCTGAACACCCGCTGTTCCTGCTGTACACCTCGGGTTCCACTGGCAAGCCCAAGGGCGTGCAGCACAGCACCGGCGGCTACCTGCTGCACGCAGCGCTGACCACCAAGTGGACCTTCGACCTGAAGGACAACGACGTCTTCTGGTGTACCGCCGACATCGGTTGGGTGACGGGCCACAGCTACATCACCTACGGCCCGCTGGCCCTGGGTGGCACCGAGATCGTGTTCGAAGGCGTGCCGACCTACCCGGACGCTGGCCGCTTCTGGAAGATGATCCAAGATCACAAGGTGTCGGTTTTCTACACCGCACCGACCGCCATCCGTTCGCTGATCAAGGCCGCAGAAGCCAACGATGCCGTGCATCCGAAGAGCTACGACCTGAGCAGCCTGCGCATCCTCGGTTCGGTGGGTGAGCCGATCAACCCGGCGGCTTGGGAGTGGTACCACCAGCACGTCGGTGGCGGTCGCTGCCCGATCGTGGACACCTTCTGGCAAACCGAAACCGGTGGTCACATGATCACCCCGCTGCCGGGCGTCACCCCGCTGGTTCCGGGCTCCTGCACCCTGCCGTTCCCGGGCATCCAGTTCGCCGTGGTGGACGAAGTCGGCAACGACATGCCTTGGGGCAAGGGCGGCATCCTGGTGTGCAAGAAGCCTTGGCCGTCGATGATCCGCACCATCTGGGGTGACCCGGAGCGTTTCAAGAAGTCCTACTACCCGGAAGACTTCAAGGGCAAGTACTACCTGGCTGGCGATGGTGCCATCCGCGACGAGAAGACCGGTTACTTCACCATCACCGGTCGCATTGACGACGTGCTGAACGTCTCGGGCCACCGCATGGGCACGATGGAAATCGAATCCGCCCTGGTGAGCTGCACCGAGCTGGTGGCTGAGGCTGCCGTGGTCGGTCGCCCGGATGACACCACCGGTGAAGCCGTGGTGGCCTTCGTGGTGCTGAAGCGCCCCCGCCCGACGGGTGACGAGGCCAAGGCCATCGCCAAGCTGCTGCGTGACCACGTGGGCAAGGAGATCGGCCCGATCGCCAAGCCCAAGGACATCCGCTTCGGCGACAACCTGCCCAAGACCCGTTCCGGCAAGATCATGCGCCGCCTGCTGCGCTCGATCGCCAAGGGCGAGGCCATCACCCAAGACACCTCGACGCTGGAAAACCCGGCGATCCTGGATCAGTTGGCCGAAAACCTCTGA